The Ochotona princeps isolate mOchPri1 chromosome 17, mOchPri1.hap1, whole genome shotgun sequence genome segment cgggtctcccaagggcttgagctgcttccccagaccatgagcagcgagctggacggaagtggagcagcctggtttTGAACaggtacccctatgggatgcaggtgccacagatggaggctcAGCCTGCTGGACCATGGTGCCCGCCCAGGAATGTCTCCCGTCACCCTGTTTGCCATGGTGGCCCAGGCCCAGTGATATATATCTCGCACCGTGCTCCCACGACAAACTCTACAGAAAACCATCCTGGAGAGCCAGGGTGGGACATGCTCTCCAACCTGAGCCCTGGCACCTCCTGAGGGTCCTGAGCCCTGGCACCTCCTGAGGGTCCTGAGCCCTGGCACCTCCTGAGGGTCCTGAGCCCTGGCAGCTCCTGAGGGTCCTGAGCCCTGGCACCTCCTGAGGGTCCTGAGCCCTGGCAGCTCCTGAGGGTCCTGAGCCCTGGCACCTCCTGAGGGTCCTGAGCCCTGGCACCTCCTGAGGGTCCTGAGCCCTGGCACCTCCTGAGGGTCCTGAGCCCTGGCAGCTCCTGAGGGTCCTGAGCCACTCCTCTGTCCGGCTGAGTCATCAGCCGTCGCTAAACCCTTTTACAAGTATCAGCCAAAACCCTGATACTTGTTTTAGCTGAGCTTTCCAGGGCCTTCCTGAGCTGGTTCCCAGCCCCTCaggctggaggtgggggtggaagGCTGGAGGATGAGCCCCTGGGACAAGCGTGAGGAGAAGCAGGACTTGGCCCAGCATGCGGAGTTCTCTGGGAGCAGCTGCTTCTGCAGAGCAGGCGAGAGGCCCATCGCTGTGTGGGGGCGGAGAGCGCCCAGAGCGAGGGGCATCCAGGAAAGGGGCAGGGCGCTGGGCAGTAGGTGCCCTTTCCCGTGATGCCAGGTCCCTGGAGGGAGACAGGGCGGTGGGTGGCACTCAGGGCGGGCACCTTTGGGGAAGCACCGGGGCAGGTCGTGTGCCCCGCAGAGCAGCCTGGGCACAGGGCAGCCTGAGCCCCAACCCCAGCCGTGTACATGGGACCCAAGTGGGAACCAAGTCAGGGATCCCGGCAGGGGATCCTCTGGATCTGCGTGGCACAGTAGGGGTGGCATGGCCACACACCCCAGGGCACAGCACGGGACAGAGCCCAGACCTgaatcctgggggagggggctccaTCCCTGTGGTACTcaggccctgcctcctgcccactgTGCACACACAGTCCTCAGCTCAACCTCACACCAGCCATTCCCCTGGACCCCACATCCAGCTGGGCCTATGAACTGCTCCAGCCGCCCAGCCCACTGGCTCTGGCACTCCCAGCCAGGGACACCCTGGCCCCAGGCTCAGCCTGCAGGAACCCAAAGTCCCGGTGCCAAGTACTCCCCCGACTCCTGCCAGGTGTGGAATAGGCAGGAAGTGGGCATGGTAGGGACAGTGGGGTGGGGGACGAAGGCGGGCTTAAGCAAACTGAGCCGAGTGCAGAGAAACACGATCCCAGGTTTAATGGCTTCCGAGCGAGTGCTGAGCGCAGAGGCAGCAGTGGCGTTGGGTGGGACAAGCAGAGGCCTTCAGAGGGGTGACCAGACCCCCCGGGAAGGAGGCCTGGGCCAAGGCCATGGGAGGCACGCCCACACTGGGGGCTTACCGACCCATGTGGCCTCCCAGGGTGACCTGcacctgggtctccacatggagtTTCAGGGGTCTCGGGGCAAGGGGTAAGTCAGGACCCTGGATTCCTTCcagctgtcccctgccctggggcCTGGAGAAAGCCCCTCCTGGGCCCCTCTAGGCCATTGGTCCTGCCCCCATGACAGAAGGACCACCAGCCCCAGCGAGCCAGGGACTGGGGTGTGGCAGTGAACCCCAGCCCCGGCCACGAGAGGAGAAACAGACGCCAAAGGCGCAGTGCTGGCCACCTGGAGCCTCGCTCCTGATGAGTGGGTTCCCTGAGGTCAGGAGCCCAGGGGCGGTTCTGCCAGCCTCATAGCCCACGACGGGGCATGGCTGTCACCCCATCCCAACCAGGGAGCAGCACCTGTTCCCTGGCTTGTCCAGGCTCAGAAAGACCAGCTGAGCCTGGGACACAGCCATAGGGACATGGGCAAGATGCAGACCTAGGCCCTGGCTGGAGACCGCTGCACCCCCTCTCCAGCCCACACCTCCATGGAGCACAGGCCCTGGCAGCCACAGGCGGCACCACGTCCCGTGGCACCCCGTGCTCCCAGCCAAGGTTTGCTCGCTGCTTTTAGAGATTGTTGGCACTGGCTAGGAGCAATAGGTATTGTACCCAGGGATGCACTGGACCCGGGACCCCCTAGACTGAGGCCGCTGCGGCCCCCTCTCCCCATCGAAGGCCACAGCTGGAGAAGCagaggcgaggcgaggcgagggagccagcagggaggaggggaagggagtcaGGGCGGTGCCGGCTAGGGCTCCGCAGCCGGTTTGACCAGGTAGCCGCTGAAGGTGATGTAGGTGTCGAACTCGTCGCTGAAGATGGCGTTCTCGCGCTCGCCCTTGAAGAGGCGCACCCACACCTCGTCCTGCTCCCGCAGCTCCAGCATGAGGCTCTGGCTCTGCATGATGCTGCGGTCACTGACCTGCGCGTACAGGATCACGGCCTCCACGTCGTTCTTCATGATGTGCAGGTACGTCTCCTTCTGGTTCCAGGTGTGCACGTTCAGGCTGAAGAAGTAGACGCCAGGCACATAGCAGTAGAACTTGCCCGTAAACATGTTGAAGTGGCCATACAGGTTCACGAACTCTGTGTCGAAGATCACTGTTTGATAGTAGTCATTGCTGTGCAGCGGCTTCTTGCGGCCCACGGAGAAGGCGGCATAGTGGCTCTTGCAGCGGTCCCCGGGGGCGCCCACGGAGCCTTTCTGCCCCTTCGGCCCAATGTGGCCCCTGGCGCCCACAGAGCCCGTCTTCCCGTACTTCCCCTGGAGGCCCCTGTCTCCGCGGTCACCCTTCTCCCCTGCACAGGACAGGAAAGCcggtgggagtgagggaggggttgccctgcttccccccaccaccacacGCCCCTCCTACCCCTCCCCATCCGGCACGGAGACACAACCTCGGAATGGCTTTTGCCTCCATGCGGAAGCTAGACGCCTCCACTCTCACCTGGCCCACCCTCCGCCTTCTGCCAGTGCCCTGGGCTCAGGCCCAGCACATGTGGGGTCTGCTGCGGCCTGGGTTGAGCCCATGGGGAGCAGGCTGGCCCTCTGTGGTGTCAGGACC includes the following:
- the C1QTNF1 gene encoding complement C1q tumor necrosis factor-related protein 1; the encoded protein is MYQAIPAPQINITILKGEKGDRGDRGLQGKYGKTGSVGARGHIGPKGQKGSVGAPGDRCKSHYAAFSVGRKKPLHSNDYYQTVIFDTEFVNLYGHFNMFTGKFYCYVPGVYFFSLNVHTWNQKETYLHIMKNDVEAVILYAQVSDRSIMQSQSLMLELREQDEVWVRLFKGERENAIFSDEFDTYITFSGYLVKPAAEP